A section of the Subtercola frigoramans genome encodes:
- the murA gene encoding UDP-N-acetylglucosamine 1-carboxyvinyltransferase, protein MNTLLQDAQKLDAQKAAAHVGLVSDTIIVNGGRPLRGRIDVRGAKNLVTKAMVASLLGDTKSVLRDVPDISDVHVVSRLLEIHGVEITGSPESGILVLDPANVAIAQSAEIDALSGSSRIPILFCGPLLHRLGHAFIPDLGGCRIGDRPIDFHLDALRAFGAVVEKLPSGINITAPNGLKGANIELPYPSVGATEQVLLTGVRAQGITELKNAAIEPEIMDLIAVLQKMGAIISIEPNRVILIEGVDELKGYDHRALFDRNEAASWASAALATKGDIFCVGAKQQEMMTFLNVFRKIGGAFDIEEDGIRFYHPGGDLKPVVIETDVHPGFMTDWQQPLIVALTQAVGTSIVHETVYENRFGFTEALVDMGANIEVHKDGLEGGYRRVPRRALEQAAVITGPTKLHGGDIEVPDLRGGFSHLIAALTADGRSRVSNVGLISRGYGDFAGKLEKLGADFSFEA, encoded by the coding sequence ATGAACACACTCCTTCAAGATGCTCAGAAACTCGACGCGCAGAAGGCGGCGGCACACGTGGGTCTTGTCTCTGACACGATCATCGTCAATGGTGGCAGGCCCCTCCGTGGCCGCATCGATGTGCGTGGCGCCAAGAACCTGGTGACCAAAGCCATGGTCGCGTCGCTTCTGGGCGACACGAAGAGTGTCTTGAGAGACGTTCCCGACATCAGTGACGTTCACGTCGTCTCGCGCCTGCTGGAGATCCACGGCGTCGAGATCACGGGCAGCCCGGAGTCGGGCATCCTCGTTCTCGACCCCGCCAACGTGGCCATCGCCCAGAGCGCTGAGATCGACGCACTGAGCGGGTCGAGCCGTATTCCGATTCTCTTCTGCGGCCCCCTGCTGCACCGTCTGGGGCACGCGTTCATTCCCGACCTCGGCGGCTGCCGCATCGGCGACCGGCCCATCGACTTCCACCTCGACGCCCTGCGCGCTTTCGGCGCCGTGGTCGAGAAGCTCCCGAGTGGCATCAACATCACCGCCCCGAACGGACTCAAGGGTGCCAACATCGAGTTGCCCTACCCGAGCGTGGGCGCGACCGAGCAGGTTCTGCTCACCGGGGTTCGTGCCCAGGGCATCACCGAACTCAAGAACGCGGCGATCGAGCCCGAGATCATGGATCTCATCGCGGTGCTTCAGAAGATGGGCGCGATCATCTCGATCGAGCCGAACCGCGTCATTCTCATCGAGGGTGTCGACGAGCTCAAGGGCTACGACCACCGCGCACTGTTCGACCGTAACGAGGCCGCGAGCTGGGCATCCGCTGCCCTGGCGACCAAGGGCGACATCTTCTGCGTGGGCGCGAAGCAGCAGGAGATGATGACGTTCCTGAACGTCTTCCGCAAGATCGGCGGCGCCTTCGACATCGAAGAAGACGGAATCCGCTTCTACCACCCGGGTGGTGACCTGAAGCCCGTCGTCATCGAGACCGATGTGCACCCCGGCTTCATGACCGACTGGCAGCAGCCGCTGATCGTTGCGCTCACGCAGGCGGTCGGAACCTCGATCGTTCACGAGACCGTCTACGAGAACCGCTTCGGTTTCACCGAGGCGCTCGTTGACATGGGCGCGAACATCGAGGTGCACAAGGATGGGCTCGAAGGCGGCTATCGCCGGGTACCCCGTCGTGCTCTCGAGCAGGCGGCAGTGATCACCGGCCCCACGAAGCTGCACGGCGGCGACATCGAGGTGCCAGACCTCCGCGGCGGTTTCAGTCACCTGATCGCGGCGCTCACGGCCGACGGTCGCTCGCGCGTGAGCAACGTCGGCCTCATCAGCCGCGGCTACGGCGACTTCGCCGGAAAGCTCGAGAAGCTGGGAGCCGACTTCTCCTTCGAGGCATAG
- a CDS encoding TIGR00645 family protein: protein MAKPQTTIPPLLNPRVYQPQSAGVKGIGYLIFFSRWLQAPLYLGLIVAQLIYVVVFVIELVHLAETVIKDPLHIDEAVIMLAVLGLIDVVMIANLLIMVIIGGYETFVSKIDIDGHPDQPEWLSHVNANVLKVKLAMAIIGISSIHLLKTFIEVGDIGAPDAEDDSVTGESYTGEGVFWQVIIHSVFILSALALAFIDKMSQNRGHEQFAAIGAGAPFTELPGAVGSASAGTPIAGYLIDGRFVEASRVTPSEK, encoded by the coding sequence ATGGCCAAACCCCAAACGACCATTCCTCCCCTCCTCAATCCTCGCGTCTACCAACCGCAGAGCGCCGGAGTGAAGGGCATCGGGTATCTCATTTTCTTCAGCCGCTGGCTGCAGGCACCGCTGTATCTCGGGCTCATCGTCGCCCAGCTGATCTACGTTGTGGTCTTCGTCATCGAACTGGTGCACCTGGCCGAGACGGTGATCAAGGACCCGTTGCACATCGACGAGGCCGTAATCATGCTCGCCGTGCTCGGCCTCATCGACGTCGTGATGATCGCGAACCTGCTCATCATGGTCATCATCGGCGGGTACGAGACGTTCGTTTCGAAGATCGACATCGACGGGCATCCTGACCAGCCGGAGTGGCTGTCGCACGTGAACGCGAACGTGCTCAAGGTGAAGCTGGCGATGGCGATCATCGGCATCTCGTCGATCCACCTGCTGAAGACGTTCATCGAGGTCGGCGACATCGGTGCACCCGACGCCGAAGACGACAGCGTCACCGGCGAGAGCTACACCGGCGAGGGAGTCTTCTGGCAGGTGATCATCCACAGCGTGTTCATCCTGTCGGCCCTGGCCTTGGCGTTCATCGACAAGATGTCGCAGAACCGTGGTCACGAGCAGTTCGCCGCGATAGGCGCGGGAGCGCCCTTCACGGAACTGCCGGGCGCTGTCGGTTCAGCAAGTGCCGGCACCCCGATCGCCGGTTACCTCATCGACGGCAGATTCGTCGAGGCGTCGCGCGTCACTCCGTCCGAGAAATAA
- a CDS encoding aldo/keto reductase: MTVPTVTLNNGATIPQLGFGVFQIDPAETREATLTALEVGYRHIDTAEMYGNEKGVGEAVAASGLARDDIFVTSKLNNGFHARQDALDAFDRTLESLGFDYLDLFLIHWPLPGVGDYVETWKAMEEMHASGRVKSIGVSNFQPHHLQRLFDETDIVPAVNQIEVHPYLTQDDVRAFNTSHGIATEAWSPIAQGKVLDDAVIVSIGERLGRSPAQVTLRWAIQRGDIVFPKSVTRSRVEENFALFDFELTDDDVSAITALNRDERTGPNPDEFNYIP; the protein is encoded by the coding sequence ATGACTGTTCCCACTGTGACTTTGAACAACGGCGCCACCATCCCCCAGCTGGGGTTCGGCGTCTTCCAGATCGACCCGGCCGAAACCCGCGAGGCGACGCTGACGGCCCTCGAGGTCGGCTACCGGCACATCGACACCGCCGAGATGTACGGCAACGAGAAGGGTGTCGGCGAGGCCGTTGCCGCCTCCGGCCTCGCCCGCGACGACATCTTCGTGACCAGCAAACTCAACAACGGCTTCCATGCGCGACAGGATGCCCTGGATGCCTTCGACCGCACGCTCGAGTCGCTCGGCTTCGACTACCTCGACCTGTTCCTCATCCACTGGCCGCTGCCCGGGGTCGGCGACTACGTCGAAACGTGGAAGGCCATGGAGGAGATGCATGCCTCGGGCCGGGTGAAGTCGATCGGCGTCTCGAACTTCCAGCCGCACCACCTGCAGCGACTCTTCGACGAGACCGACATCGTGCCGGCCGTGAACCAGATCGAGGTTCACCCGTACCTCACCCAGGATGACGTGCGCGCCTTCAACACTTCCCACGGAATCGCGACGGAGGCGTGGTCGCCCATCGCCCAGGGCAAGGTGCTCGACGACGCCGTGATCGTGTCGATCGGCGAACGCCTCGGCCGCTCGCCGGCGCAGGTGACCCTCCGCTGGGCGATCCAGCGCGGCGACATCGTGTTCCCCAAGTCGGTCACCCGCTCCCGCGTCGAGGAGAACTTCGCGCTCTTCGACTTCGAGCTGACCGACGACGACGTCTCGGCGATCACCGCCCTCAACCGCGACGAGCGCACCGGCCCGAACCCCGACGAGTTCAACTACATCCCCTAG
- a CDS encoding TerC family protein: MTALPLWFEITSLVVLTLILIADLLLVIKRPHIPSAKESTLWVVFYVVLALIFAGLIWAIGDSQHAVEFVAGWLTEYSLSIDNLFVFVIIMARFAVPRKLQQEVLMVGIVIALILRAIFIVLGASLIENFSWIFYIFGAFLLYTAFKQAFGNHDDDAEQKDNLVTRILRKRVALTPDYHGTKVSVKIDGKKFFTPMIIVFIAIGSTDLLFALDSIPAIFGITQSPFIVFAANIFALMGLRQLYFLLGGLLDKLVYLHYGIAFILAFIGVKLVLHALHENELPFINGGQHIEWAPDISTLTSLIVIIASMAVATIASLLRMRHDARKGITETPRG; this comes from the coding sequence ATGACTGCCCTGCCCCTCTGGTTCGAGATCACGTCGCTCGTGGTTCTCACGCTGATTCTGATTGCCGACCTTCTGCTGGTGATCAAGCGGCCACACATCCCCTCGGCGAAGGAATCGACACTCTGGGTCGTCTTCTACGTCGTGCTCGCCCTCATCTTCGCCGGGCTGATCTGGGCGATCGGCGACAGCCAGCACGCCGTCGAGTTCGTTGCGGGCTGGCTCACCGAGTACAGCCTGAGCATCGACAACCTCTTTGTCTTCGTGATCATCATGGCGAGGTTCGCTGTGCCGCGAAAGCTGCAGCAGGAGGTGCTGATGGTCGGCATCGTCATCGCCCTGATCCTTCGCGCCATCTTCATCGTGCTCGGCGCAAGTCTCATCGAGAACTTCAGCTGGATCTTCTACATCTTCGGTGCGTTCCTCCTCTATACAGCGTTCAAGCAGGCGTTCGGCAACCACGATGACGACGCCGAACAGAAAGACAACCTGGTCACGCGCATCCTGCGCAAGCGAGTCGCACTGACGCCGGACTACCACGGCACGAAGGTGTCGGTGAAGATCGACGGCAAGAAGTTCTTCACGCCGATGATCATCGTCTTCATCGCGATCGGCTCGACCGACCTGCTCTTCGCGCTGGATTCGATTCCCGCGATCTTCGGCATCACGCAGAGCCCGTTCATCGTCTTCGCCGCGAACATCTTCGCTCTGATGGGTCTTCGGCAGCTCTACTTCCTGCTCGGCGGCCTTCTCGACAAGCTGGTGTACCTGCACTACGGCATCGCGTTCATCCTCGCGTTCATCGGCGTCAAGCTCGTTCTGCACGCCCTTCACGAAAACGAACTGCCGTTCATCAACGGCGGCCAGCACATCGAGTGGGCGCCCGACATCAGCACTCTCACGTCTCTCATCGTGATCATCGCCTCGATGGCTGTGGCGACGATCGCGAGCCTGCTGCGCATGCGGCACGACGCTCGAAAGGGAATTACCGAGACCCCTCGCGGTTAG
- the leuD gene encoding 3-isopropylmalate dehydratase small subunit, producing MEAVSVITGVAMPLARSNVDTDQIIPAEFLKRVTKTGFEDALFFRWRQDADFVLNDPDFTGARILVAGPDFGTGSSREHAVWALRDYGFDAVLSSRFGDIFRGNSGKQGLLAAEVSEADIEKIWAAIDEAPGREISIDLNTKTVTVGDFTVDFSIDDYTRWRLLEGLDDIGLTLRSEEQITEFERHRHNWRPKTLPVK from the coding sequence ATGGAAGCAGTTTCGGTCATCACCGGCGTCGCGATGCCGCTGGCGCGTTCGAATGTCGACACCGACCAGATCATTCCCGCCGAGTTTTTGAAGCGCGTCACGAAGACGGGCTTCGAAGACGCCCTCTTCTTTCGCTGGCGGCAGGACGCCGACTTCGTTCTGAACGACCCGGATTTCACCGGTGCTCGAATTCTGGTCGCCGGCCCCGACTTCGGTACGGGCTCCAGTCGCGAGCACGCCGTATGGGCGTTGCGCGACTACGGATTCGATGCAGTTCTCAGCTCGCGGTTCGGCGACATCTTCCGCGGCAACTCCGGCAAACAGGGGCTGCTTGCTGCCGAGGTCTCCGAAGCAGACATCGAGAAGATCTGGGCGGCCATCGACGAGGCCCCGGGCCGTGAGATCAGCATCGACCTGAACACGAAGACGGTCACTGTCGGGGACTTCACAGTCGATTTCTCCATCGATGACTACACTCGATGGAGGCTGCTCGAAGGACTCGACGACATCGGGCTCACTCTGCGAAGTGAAGAGCAGATCACCGAATTCGAACGTCACCGGCACAACTGGCGACCGAAGACCCTCCCAGTGAAGTAG
- a CDS encoding PadR family transcriptional regulator has translation MNPVFGHGHLRLYLLSLLAEHPRHGYELIQALSDRFGGTYSPSAGTIYPRLAKLEGEGLVTKSADGRKTIYEITDAGRAELAARGDELDSIEDNVTDTVRMLADSVRAGVNSAMRSLRADLASAAREASRTDTRANTGRSYAGPSSGTPSGSAAGDAAGESTSAESGSPTGTAGASSPSAPTSDEQRRGNTDALREAETVLATFRAKVRADLRKHAAKGAVSPQAVQRLTEELTRIQAELHMNLSAR, from the coding sequence GTGAACCCCGTCTTCGGCCACGGCCACCTGCGGTTGTACCTGCTCAGTCTGCTCGCCGAGCATCCTCGCCATGGTTATGAACTGATCCAGGCGCTCAGCGACCGCTTCGGAGGAACGTACAGCCCGAGCGCCGGCACCATCTACCCCCGCCTGGCCAAACTCGAGGGGGAGGGCCTCGTCACGAAATCCGCCGATGGCCGCAAGACCATCTACGAGATCACCGACGCCGGCCGCGCTGAGCTTGCCGCCCGCGGCGACGAACTCGACTCGATCGAAGACAACGTCACAGATACGGTACGGATGCTCGCCGACAGTGTTCGCGCCGGCGTGAACTCGGCCATGCGGAGCCTCCGCGCCGACCTCGCCTCTGCCGCCCGTGAGGCGTCGCGCACCGACACCCGCGCGAACACCGGGCGCAGCTATGCTGGGCCGTCTTCGGGAACGCCAAGTGGGTCTGCGGCTGGTGACGCTGCGGGAGAATCCACCTCCGCAGAATCAGGCTCGCCCACAGGAACCGCCGGTGCTTCGTCTCCGAGTGCCCCGACGTCCGACGAGCAGCGTCGGGGCAACACCGACGCGCTGCGTGAGGCGGAGACGGTACTCGCGACGTTCCGGGCGAAGGTTCGCGCCGACCTGCGCAAGCACGCCGCGAAGGGGGCCGTGTCACCCCAGGCGGTGCAACGGCTCACTGAAGAACTGACCCGAATCCAGGCCGAACTTCACATGAACCTGTCCGCACGGTAG
- the leuC gene encoding 3-isopropylmalate dehydratase large subunit encodes MSEEQARTLAEKVWDDHIVVKGEDGNPDLLYIDLHLVHEVTSPQAFDGLRVAGRPVRRPDLTIATEDHNTPTLAINKPIVDLTSRTQIDTLRANAREFGIRLHSLGDVEQGIVHVVGPQLGLTMPGITVVCGDSHTSTHGAFGAMAFGIGTSEVEHVLATQTLPLKPFKTMAITVEGTLRPGVTAKDIILAVIAKIGTGGGQGYVLEYRGSAIRSLSMEGRMTICNMSIEAGARAGMVAPDQITFDYLEGRPHAPAGDDWDEAVAYWKTLASDETAVFDAEVFLDADELEPFVTWGTNPGQGVSLSENVPDPAQITDLNERANAERALEYMDIAAGTPMKQIAVDAVFMGSCTNSRIEDLRAFASVIKGQKKADNVRVMVVPGSARVRIEAEAEGIDKIVEAFGAEWRFAGCSMCLGMNPDQLAPGERCASTSNRNFEGRQGKGGRTHLVSPLVAAATAIRGTLSSPWDLDKADQAPSSNTDVSNTDVSNTDVSNLTSVKAV; translated from the coding sequence ATGTCAGAAGAGCAGGCACGCACCCTTGCTGAGAAGGTGTGGGACGACCACATCGTCGTCAAAGGCGAAGACGGCAACCCTGACCTCCTCTACATCGACCTCCACCTCGTGCACGAAGTCACAAGCCCGCAGGCCTTCGACGGCCTGCGTGTCGCGGGTCGCCCGGTTCGACGCCCCGACCTGACGATCGCCACCGAAGACCACAACACGCCGACACTGGCCATCAACAAGCCGATCGTCGACCTCACGAGCCGCACGCAGATCGATACGCTGCGGGCCAATGCCCGCGAGTTCGGTATTCGCCTGCACTCGCTGGGTGACGTCGAGCAGGGCATCGTGCACGTGGTCGGCCCCCAGCTCGGCCTGACCATGCCCGGCATCACGGTGGTGTGCGGCGACTCGCACACCTCGACGCACGGTGCGTTCGGCGCAATGGCCTTCGGCATCGGCACCAGCGAGGTCGAGCATGTTCTCGCCACCCAGACGCTGCCGCTGAAACCGTTCAAGACAATGGCGATCACCGTCGAGGGCACGCTCCGCCCCGGTGTGACGGCCAAAGACATCATCCTCGCCGTCATCGCGAAGATCGGCACCGGCGGCGGGCAGGGCTATGTGCTCGAATACCGGGGGTCGGCCATCCGTTCGCTCTCGATGGAGGGCCGCATGACGATCTGCAACATGTCGATCGAAGCGGGCGCCCGGGCGGGTATGGTCGCGCCTGACCAGATCACCTTCGACTACCTCGAAGGTCGCCCGCACGCACCGGCCGGAGACGACTGGGACGAGGCTGTTGCCTACTGGAAGACGCTCGCCAGCGATGAGACCGCTGTCTTCGACGCCGAGGTGTTCCTCGATGCCGACGAACTCGAGCCGTTCGTGACCTGGGGAACGAACCCGGGCCAGGGTGTCTCACTGAGCGAGAACGTGCCGGACCCCGCGCAGATCACCGACCTGAACGAGCGTGCCAACGCCGAGCGTGCCCTGGAGTACATGGACATCGCCGCAGGCACCCCGATGAAGCAGATCGCGGTCGACGCCGTGTTCATGGGTTCGTGCACCAACAGCCGCATCGAAGACCTGCGTGCCTTCGCGTCGGTGATCAAGGGCCAGAAGAAGGCCGACAACGTGCGGGTCATGGTCGTGCCGGGTTCTGCCCGCGTGAGGATCGAAGCCGAAGCCGAGGGCATCGACAAGATCGTCGAAGCGTTCGGTGCAGAGTGGCGGTTCGCGGGCTGTTCGATGTGCCTCGGCATGAACCCCGACCAGCTGGCTCCGGGTGAGCGGTGCGCCTCCACGTCGAACCGCAACTTCGAGGGCCGCCAGGGCAAGGGTGGGCGCACGCACCTCGTGTCTCCGCTCGTCGCTGCGGCGACCGCGATCAGGGGCACACTCTCGAGCCCCTGGGACCTCGACAAGGCCGATCAAGCCCCGAGCTCGAACACCGATGTCTCGAACACCGATGTCTCGAACACCGATGTCTCGAACCTGACCTCAGTGAAGGCGGTCTGA
- a CDS encoding NAD(P)H-dependent glycerol-3-phosphate dehydrogenase — protein MARKRRPIPAPVRQVSVLGAGSWGTTFAKILADGGNDVTLWARRPELAREINQAKRNSDYLPGINLPPSIRASASLEQAVGSSSLIFVSIPSQSLRSNLAALKPLLGPETVVVSLMKGVEKGTGLRMSQVLEEGLGIDLDRLAVASGPNLALEIAREQPTAAVVSSASLATAEAVAMVATNRYFRSFVNTDVIGTEFGGVLKNLIAVAIGIVDGVGYGENTKASIITRGLAEMTDFAVAYGGHPETMAGLAGLGDLIATSSSPLSRNNTAGRLLGQGYSFADVISRMQQTAEGLASVAPILTLAAARGVDMPIVQQVSQVLAGTLNPRDIAPHLTTDSLEPQGERPNDGRKDRGGAALWRPFKRAFDQLRNGGRGTPGD, from the coding sequence ATGGCCAGGAAACGACGGCCGATTCCCGCCCCCGTGCGGCAGGTCAGCGTGCTCGGCGCCGGCAGCTGGGGAACGACCTTCGCGAAGATCCTCGCCGACGGCGGCAACGACGTCACCCTCTGGGCGAGACGCCCAGAGCTGGCGAGGGAGATCAACCAGGCCAAGCGCAACAGCGACTACCTCCCCGGAATCAACCTGCCCCCGAGCATCCGTGCCTCTGCCTCGCTCGAGCAGGCGGTGGGCTCGTCGTCACTGATCTTCGTGTCGATTCCCAGCCAGTCGCTGCGGTCGAACCTGGCGGCACTGAAGCCGTTGCTCGGGCCAGAGACCGTGGTGGTCAGCCTCATGAAGGGGGTCGAGAAGGGCACGGGCCTCCGCATGAGCCAGGTGCTCGAAGAGGGCCTCGGCATCGACCTCGACAGGCTTGCAGTCGCCTCGGGGCCGAATCTCGCCCTCGAGATCGCCAGGGAGCAGCCCACCGCGGCTGTCGTGTCGTCTGCCAGCCTCGCCACGGCCGAAGCCGTCGCCATGGTGGCAACCAACCGGTACTTCCGTTCGTTCGTCAACACCGACGTGATCGGCACCGAATTCGGCGGGGTGCTCAAGAACCTCATCGCGGTGGCGATCGGCATCGTCGACGGCGTGGGCTACGGCGAGAACACCAAGGCCTCAATCATCACCCGGGGCCTCGCCGAGATGACCGACTTCGCGGTCGCGTATGGCGGGCACCCTGAGACGATGGCGGGGCTCGCAGGTCTCGGCGACCTCATCGCGACCAGCAGCTCCCCGCTGTCGCGGAACAACACGGCAGGTCGCCTGCTCGGCCAGGGCTACAGCTTCGCCGACGTCATCTCGCGCATGCAGCAGACCGCAGAGGGGCTGGCCTCCGTCGCCCCGATTCTCACGCTCGCCGCGGCGCGCGGAGTCGACATGCCCATCGTTCAACAGGTGAGCCAGGTGCTTGCCGGTACGCTGAATCCCCGGGACATCGCTCCGCATCTCACAACCGATTCACTCGAACCCCAGGGCGAAAGGCCGAACGATGGCAGAAAAGACCGTGGTGGTGCTGCTCTTTGGCGGCCGTTCAAGCGAGCATTCGATCAGCTGCGCAACGGCGGGCGGGGTACTCCGGGCGATTGA
- a CDS encoding D-alanine--D-alanine ligase family protein encodes MAEKTVVVLLFGGRSSEHSISCATAGGVLRAIDRSRYEVIPVGITASGAFILEDDDAAKFTLDPAKLPTVEDNGTRVHWPESTETRELTVTDARGQTRSLGPVDVVFPILHGPFGEDGTVQGLLELVGLPYVGSGVLASSLGMDKHFTKTVLVQAGIAVAPWHTVSTREWLRSPEGVLEAVSDLTLPVFVKPARAGSSVGVSKVKSWETFAEAMRVALVEDDRVLVEEGIVGREVECGVLGSLEGAAPRASVAGEVVMTGREFYDFDAKYLDAPGIDLVCPADLRADQLAEMQELAVRAFTAIGCAGLARVDFFLTPAGFVVNEINTMPGFTPISMFPACWIASGISYPHIIDELIALALEP; translated from the coding sequence ATGGCAGAAAAGACCGTGGTGGTGCTGCTCTTTGGCGGCCGTTCAAGCGAGCATTCGATCAGCTGCGCAACGGCGGGCGGGGTACTCCGGGCGATTGACCGCTCGCGCTACGAGGTGATCCCTGTGGGCATCACCGCCAGTGGCGCGTTCATTCTCGAAGACGACGACGCGGCGAAGTTCACCCTCGACCCTGCGAAACTGCCCACCGTCGAAGACAACGGCACCCGGGTGCACTGGCCAGAGAGCACAGAGACGCGCGAGCTGACGGTGACGGATGCCCGGGGCCAGACCCGCTCGCTCGGCCCCGTCGACGTGGTGTTCCCGATCCTCCACGGGCCCTTCGGCGAAGACGGCACCGTTCAGGGCCTGCTCGAACTCGTCGGGCTCCCGTATGTCGGCTCCGGCGTGCTGGCGTCGTCCCTCGGAATGGACAAGCACTTCACCAAGACCGTGCTGGTGCAGGCCGGAATCGCGGTGGCACCGTGGCACACGGTCTCAACGCGCGAGTGGCTCCGTTCGCCCGAAGGGGTACTCGAGGCCGTCTCCGACCTCACGCTGCCTGTCTTCGTGAAGCCGGCGCGCGCCGGGTCATCGGTCGGCGTCAGCAAGGTCAAGAGCTGGGAGACGTTCGCCGAGGCCATGCGGGTCGCCCTCGTCGAAGACGACCGCGTGCTGGTCGAGGAGGGCATCGTCGGGCGCGAAGTCGAGTGCGGGGTGCTGGGGTCTCTCGAGGGGGCAGCGCCCCGGGCATCCGTCGCCGGTGAGGTCGTCATGACTGGGCGCGAGTTCTATGACTTCGACGCGAAGTACCTCGATGCGCCGGGAATCGACCTGGTCTGCCCGGCCGACCTCAGGGCCGATCAACTCGCCGAGATGCAGGAGCTCGCCGTGCGAGCCTTCACGGCGATCGGATGCGCCGGGCTCGCTCGCGTGGACTTCTTTCTCACGCCCGCAGGGTTCGTCGTGAACGAGATCAACACGATGCCCGGGTTTACCCCGATCAGCATGTTCCCCGCGTGCTGGATCGCCTCGGGCATCTCGTACCCGCACATCATCGACGAACTCATCGCCCTCGCCCTCGAGCCCTGA
- a CDS encoding lysophospholipid acyltransferase family protein: MASEDPAQPADEARRGSEKGFAFSLLAAPALVFVNSIAKLDVRGGEKLPKTGAFVLTPNHYSNFDPVIVGWSVWNLGRAPRFLAKASLFRVPVLGGALRLIKQVPVERTGRTSAGTALGAAHDLATTGEGIIVYPEGTLTREPELWPMRGKSGAVRIALENGVPIIPMAHWGTQAILPRYSKKLSLFPRKTVLIAYGEPVDLDRFRGVPLTQSVLSEATELVMGAITALLEDLRGETAPAERWNPSAHNQTEFGAL, from the coding sequence GTGGCGTCTGAAGATCCGGCACAGCCGGCCGACGAAGCGCGTCGAGGTTCCGAGAAGGGTTTTGCCTTCTCGCTCCTGGCCGCGCCCGCGCTCGTCTTCGTGAACTCGATTGCGAAGCTCGATGTTCGAGGCGGCGAAAAGCTTCCGAAGACCGGGGCGTTTGTGCTCACCCCCAACCACTACAGCAACTTCGACCCGGTGATCGTGGGCTGGTCGGTGTGGAACCTCGGCCGGGCGCCACGGTTTCTCGCGAAAGCCTCCCTCTTTCGGGTTCCGGTGCTCGGCGGCGCGCTGCGCCTCATCAAACAGGTTCCCGTCGAGCGCACCGGTCGAACGAGTGCGGGCACGGCCCTGGGTGCGGCCCACGACCTCGCAACGACGGGCGAGGGCATCATCGTGTACCCCGAAGGCACGCTCACGCGGGAGCCGGAACTGTGGCCGATGCGGGGCAAATCGGGAGCCGTGCGCATCGCGCTCGAGAATGGTGTGCCGATCATCCCGATGGCGCACTGGGGAACGCAGGCGATTCTGCCGCGGTATTCGAAGAAGCTCAGTCTCTTTCCGCGCAAGACCGTGCTCATCGCCTACGGTGAACCCGTCGACCTCGACCGGTTCCGGGGTGTGCCCCTGACCCAGAGTGTGCTCTCCGAGGCGACCGAGCTCGTGATGGGGGCGATCACCGCGCTACTCGAAGACCTGAGGGGCGAGACGGCACCTGCCGAACGCTGGAACCCCTCCGCTCACAACCAGACCGAATTCGGGGCACTGTGA